Proteins encoded in a region of the Populus alba chromosome 13, ASM523922v2, whole genome shotgun sequence genome:
- the LOC118042955 gene encoding protein ACCELERATED CELL DEATH 6 isoform X2 — protein MSSAVEINIDENSIPRDHLENAMIDSQLHECVKQDNPEALKRRFQQHLTEKLATPCGNTLLHVAVSYGSDNIIAYLVKEFPSLITMRNSQNDTVLHLAARERTAIHTIKSLVELNPSLMRMANRKRNTPLHDAVIKCNKEVAKFLVSRDPEVAFYSNKNGSSPLYLAVENGNKNGILDDLLDLGASIPITREDGDALPKRKSPVHAAIEQRSIDLLEKIAIAKPELLCLTAEKWGNSLHYASSICFLEGVRFLLKKFLNGAYETNSDGNYPIHVACKNDSVDVVKEFLKITPYPKEFLNKKGQNILHVAAENGQGNVVRYILGNDQKTVEPLLNEMDEDGNTPLHLAARHGQSMAAFVLVHDKRVENSIVNNENCTPYDVAKQQSKMAVDQYEKTDEMLAKERQQVDSKNSIPADEIQIEVNSEDVKDGKKNSTTEKSTASTGSQGKDKAVDSKDYKLLDYYGTHYGVDPLMGCSIPSL, from the exons atGTCTAGTGCCGTTGAGATAAACATAGATGAAAACTCGATTCCGAGAGATCACTTGGAAAATGCTATGATAGATAGTCAGTTACATGAGTGTGTGAAGCAGGACAATCCTGAGGCCTTGAAAAGACGTTTTCAGCAACATTTAACAGAGAAGCTAGCGACTCCCTGCGGGAATACACTGCTTCACGTAGCTGTAAGCTATGGAAGTGACAATATTATAGCTTATCTGGTTAAAGAGTTTCCTTCTCTAATCACCATGCGAAACAGCCAGAACGACACAGTCCTTCATCTTGCTGCCAGAGAAAGAACGGCTATTCATACAATTAAATCTCTCGTGGAATTGAATCCGAGCTTGATGAGGATGGCAAATAGAAAGCGAAACACTCCTTTGCACGACGCAGTCATCAAGTGTAACAAAGAAGTTGCCAAATTCCTAGTTTCCAGAGATCCTGAAGTGGCCTTTTACAGCAACAAGAATGGCAGTTCTCCTTTATATCTGGCTGTTGAGAATGGCAATAAGAACGGGATACTTGATGATCTCTTGGATTTGGGAGCTTCGATTCCTATAACAAGAGAAGATGGTGATGCCCTACCAAAACGAAAGTCCCCTGTTCATGCTGCCATCGAGCAACGTAGCATAG aTCTATTGGAGAAAATTGCAATAGCAAAGCCAGAGCTATTATGTCTCACTGCCGAAAAGTGGGGAAATTCACTGCATTATGCATCATCCATATGTTTTCTGGAAGGAGTTCGATTCCTATTGAAGAAGTTTCTCAATGGTGCTTATGAAACAAACAGTGATGGCAACTATCCTATCCATGTTGCATGCAAAAATGACTCTGTTGATGTAGTAAAGGAATTTCTGAAGATTACCCCATATCCTAAAGAATTCCTCAATAAAAAGGGGCAGAATATTCTTCATGTAGCGGCTGAAAATGGACAGGGCAATGTGGTAAGGTACATACTCGGAAACGATCAGAAGACCGTAGAACCACTGCTAAATGAGATGGATGAGGATGGGAATACACCTTTGCATTTGGCAGCACGACATGGTCAATCCATGGCTGCATTTGTTCTTGTGCATGATAAACGCGTTGAAAATTCAATTGTTAACAACGAAAATTGTACACCATATGATGTTGCGAAACAGCAATCTAAAATGGCTGTAGACCAATATGAAAAAACAGATGAAATG CTTGCAAAGGAACGACAGCAGGTGGATTCAAAGAACAGTATTCCTGCGGACGAGATCCAG ATCGAAGTTAATTCAGAAGATGTGAAGGATGGAAAGAAGAATTCTACAACAGAAAAGTCCACCGCTTCGACTGGTTCTCAAGGAAAG GACAAAGCAGTTGATTCAAAGGACTACAAGCTGCTTGATTATTATGGAACG
- the LOC118042956 gene encoding protein ACCELERATED CELL DEATH 6 yields the protein MGTLLIKIDDEHHEPNEMMDPSLYEFVKLDSVVPFKSCVRKRSAKELQTPAGNSLLHVAVSYGSDNITSYLAETFPSLITIQNSQKDTILHLAAREGKASDTIKSLAESNPSLMRKKNTKGNTPLHDAVIKGNKELAIFLVSKDPEVAYYNNKNGRSPLYLAVENGNKKEILDDLLKTEASFPIESEDGDALPKGKSPVHAAIEQRNRDMLEKIEKAKPDLLCLTDKELGNSLHYASSRGFQEGVQFLLQKFLNGAYKRNHEGNYPIHVACKNDSVDVVKEFLKITPFPKEFLNKKGQNILHAAAENGNGNVVRYILRQEKTLVEPLLNEMDEDGNTPLHLATNHGHSVAAFVLVRDKRVDSSIVNNENLTPYDIAEKQSKIAVEQYEKTDEMLAEYRKQFDSKNSTPADKNQDNAVDSKEHDTKKSPPKDFKLLDYYGAMITLSILYFHARPKKSLYERFTSTQGKPPRKQETKSRIENLLVVAVLVAGVTFAGAIQMPQLRDKNNKSEHLHELNSTATASRNSTAFDSPTGSSLLDGYLCLDVWALNTSVVAAIILLWTNLNDVKFAPFAVWFSSLMVGGSIYMMCLSFFFAVSIALGGSNYGVLAITIIVVGIAFFVAQTLLYIQWILPPSVNQIIEGLVSIYVYYISFFVLVYSWRWLTDKLPDLRRKN from the exons ATGGGTACTCTACTCATAAAAATAGACGATGAGCATCATGAGCCAAATGAAATGATGGATCCTTCATTATATGAATTTGTGAAGCTTGACAGCGTTGTTCCATTTAAGAGCTGTGTTCGAAAACGTTCAGCAAAGGAGCTACAGACTCCCGCTGGGAATTCACTGCTTCACGTAGCTGTAAGCTATGGAAGTGACAATATTACATCTTATCTGGCTGAAACGTTTCCTTCTCTAATCACCATCCAAAACAGCCAGAAGGACACAATCCTTCATCTTGCTGCCAGAGAAGGAAAGGCCAGTGATACAATTAAATCTCTTGCGGAATCGAATCCGAGCTTGATGaggaagaaaaatacaaagggAAACACTCCTTTGCATGATGCTGTGATCAAGGGCAACAAAGAACTTGCCATTTTCCTAGTTTCCAAAGATCCAGAAGTGGCCTATTACAACAACAAGAATGGCAGGTCTCCTTTATATCTGGCAGTTGAGAACGGCAATAAGAAAGAGATACTTGATGATCTCTTGAAAACAGAAGCTTCGTTCCCTATAGAAAGTGAAGATGGTGATGCCCTACCAAAAGGAAAGTCACCAGTTCATGCTGCCATCGAGCAACGTAACAGAG atatgttggagaaaattgaaaaagcaAAGCCAGATCTATTATGTCTCACTGACAAAGAGTTGGGAAATTCACTGCATTATGCATCATCCAGAGGTTTTCAGGAGGGAGTTCAATTCCTTTTACAAAAGTTTCTCAATGGTGCTTATAAAAGAAACCATGAAGGCAACTATCCTATCCATGTTGCATGCAAAAATGACTCTGTTGATGTAGTCAAGGAATTTCTGAAGATTACCCCATTTCCAAAAGAATTCCTCAATAAAAAAGGGCAGAACATTCTTCATGCAGCGGCGGAAAATGGAAATGGCAATGTGGTTAGGTACATACTCAGACAAGAGAAGACGCTCGTAGAACCGCTGCTAAATGAGATGGATGAGGATGGAAATACACCTTTGCatttggcaacaaatcatggTCATTCCGTGGCTGCATTTGTTCTTGTGCGTGACAAACGCGTTGATAGTTCGATTGTTAACAATGAAAATTTGACACCATATGATATTGctgaaaaacaatccaaaatagcTGTAGAGCAATATGAAAAAACAGATGAAATG CTTGCTGAGTATCGAAAGCAGTTTGATTCAAAGAACAGTACCCCTGCGGACAAGAACCAG GACAATGCAGTTGATTCAAAGGAGCATGACACAAAAAAGTCACCACCAAAGGACTTCAAACTGCTTGATTATTATGGAGCg ATGATAACATTATCTATCTTATACTTTCATGCCCGCCCTAAGAAATCCCTATATGAGCGTTTCACAAGTACTCAAGGCAAGCCGCCAAGGAAACAGGAAACAAAGAGCAGGATAGAGAATCTTCTTGTTGTAGCGGTGCTTGTTGCTGGTGTAACCTTCGCGGGTGCCATACAGATGCCACAACTAAgggataaaaataacaagagtgAGCATCTTCATGAACTTAACAGCACTGCTACTGCCTCCCGGAACAGCACTGCCTTTGACAGTCCTACTGGTTCATCTCTTTTGGATGGTTATTTATGTCTTGATGTGTGGGCTTTAAATACCTCTGTGGTGGCAGCTATAATCCTTCTCTGGACAAACTTGAACGATGTCAAGTTTGCACCATTTGCAGTTTGGTTTTCATCGTTAATGGTGGGTGGGTCTATTTACATGATGTGCTTGTCATTCTTTTTTGCCGTGAGCATCGCATTAGGTGGATCCAATTATGGGGTGCTCGCGATCACCATTATAGTGGTGGGGATCGCGTTTTTCGTTGCCCAAACATTGCTTTATATTCAATGGATTCTTCCACCATCCGTCAACCAAATTATTGAAGGATTGGTCTCAATTTATGTCTACTACATCTCGTTTTTCGTGCTTGTCTACAGTTGGAGGTGGCTGACTGATAAACTTCCTGATCTCCGTAGAAAGAACTAG
- the LOC118042967 gene encoding uncharacterized protein, with protein MSSVGYEAINIDENSIPRDHMANAMIDSQLHECVRQNINTEEFRRLVQQRSAEKLVTPCGNTLLHVAVSCGSDNITSYLAPTFPSLITIQNSQKDTILHLAAREGKASDTIKSLAESNPSLMRKTNTKGNTPLHDAVITDNKEVAKLLVSRDPEVAYYNNNNGKSPLYLAVEKGKKNGILDDLLNLGASFAIRSEDGDALPEGKSPVHAAIKQRNRDILEKIGKEKPELLRLTEEEFGNSLHYASSIGFLEGVRFLLTKFHDGAYETNLEGNYPIHVACKSHSVDVVKEFLDIFPYPKEFLNKKGKNILHVAAKYGNSSVVRYILEQDQKLVAPLLNAIDEDGNTPLHLAAGYGRCTATFLLVRDNRVEHFIVNNRNWTPYELAEDFSKRVEETYIKTDEMPAKERKPIDSKNSTPAHEIKGKEVDSNKMDTKEASSKDEIVVWYFDLVMTLSILFVNARPKKSLKEIFPATGLPMSKLRKEATTRIGNLLVVAVLVAVVTFAGVIQPPQLRDNNNSSDREFNSTTYTSSHYSTYENLLYGYLFLDVGALSSSLLAALLLLLPSVTYPRFQIATVWFSVIMVRLAIYMMFGAMLFSARIALIGSHRSLLTISITGVAVVFPSIIPLSVSPVHLKVLLHYIYYYLFFLFIYSSWWLPHKLSDLKKKHNL; from the exons atgTCTAGCGTAGGCTACGAAGCAATAAACATTGATGAAAACTCGATTCCGAGAGATCACATGGCAAATGCTATGATAGATAGTCAGTTGCATGAGTGTGTGAGGCAGAACATTAATACAGAGGAATTTAGAAGGCTTGTCCAGCAACGTTCAGCGGAGAAGCTAGTGACACCCTGCGGGAATACACTACTTCACGTAGCTGTAAGCTGTGGAAGTGACAATATTACATCTTATCTGGCTCCAACGTTTCCTTCTCTAATCACCATCCAAAACAGCCAGAAGGACACAATCCTTCATCTTGCTGCCAGAGAAGGAAAGGCCAGTGATACAATTAAATCTCTTGCGGAATCGAATCCGAGCTTGATGAGGAAGACAAATACAAAGGGAAACACTCCTTTGCATGATGCAGTGATCACCGATAACAAAGAAGTGGCCAAACTCCTAGTTTCCAGAGATCCAGAAGTGGCCtattacaacaacaataatggcAAGTCTCCTTTATATCTGGCCGTTGAGAAAGGCAAAAAGAACGGGATACTTGATGATCTCTTGAATTTGGGAGCTTCGTTCGCTATAAGAAGTGAAGATGGTGATGCCCTACCAGAAGGAAAGTCCCCTGTTCATGCTGCCATCAAGCAACGTAACAGAG atattttggagaaaattggAAAGGAAAAGCCAGAGCTATTACGTCTCACCGAGGAAGAGTTTGGAAATTCACTGCATTATGCATCATCCATAGGTTTTCTGGAAGGAGTTCGATTCCTATTAACGAAGTTTCACGATGGTGCTTATGAAACAAACCTTGAAGGCAACTATCCTATCCATGTAGCATGCAAAAGCCACTCTGTTGATGTAGTGAAGGAATTTCTTGATATATTCCCATATCCAAAAGAATTCCTCAATAAGAAAGGGAAGAACATTCTTCATGTAGCGGCCAAATATGGAAATAGCAGTGTGGTTAGGTACATACTCGAGCAGGACCAGAAGCTCGTCGCACCGCTGCTAAATGCGATAGATGAGGATGGAAATACACCTTTGCACTTGGCAGCAGGTTATGGCCGATGCACGGCTACATTTCTTCTTGTGCGTGACAATCGCGTTGAACATTTCATTGTTAACAATAGAAATTGGACACCATATGAGTTGGCTGAAGATTTTTCCAAAAGAGTTGAAGAGACATACATCAAAACAGATGAAATG CCTGCCAAGGAACGAAAGCCGATTGATTCAAAGAACAGTACCCCTGCGCACGAGATCAAG ggCAAAGAAGTTGATTCAAATAAGATGGATACAAAAGAGGCTTCATCAAAGGACGAAATAGTGGTTTGGTATTTTGACTTG GTGATGACATTATCGATCTTATTCGTCAATGCCCGCCCTAAGAAATCCCTAAAGGAGATTTTCCCTGCTACTGGACTACCCATGTCAAAACTAAGAAAGGAAGCAACAACAAGGATTGGGAATCTTCTAGTGGTAGCAGTGCTTGTTGCTGTTGTAACCTTTGCGGGTGTTATACAACCGCCACAATTAAGGGATAACAATAACTCAAGTGATCGTGAATTTAACAGCACTACTTATACTTCCTCCCATTACAGCACTTACGAGAATCTTCTGTATGGTTATTTGTTTCTCGATGTGGGGGCTTTATCTTCCTCTCTGCTGGCAGCTCTACTCCTCCTTTTGCCAAGCGTTACGTATCCCAGATTTCAAATCGCTACAGTTTGGTTTTCAGTTATCATGGTTCGTTTGGCTATTTACATGATGTTCGGGGCAATGCTTTTTTCTGCGAGAATAGCATTAATAGGATCCCATCGTTCGTTGTTAACAATCAGTATTACAGGGGTGGCCGTTGTTTTTCCTTCGATTATTCCGCTATCTGTCAGCCCAGTTCATCTGAAAGTGCTCTTGCATTATATCTACTACtacttatttttcttgtttatctaCAGTAGCTGGTGGCTGCCTCATAAACTCTCTGATCTCAAGAAAAAGCACAATCTTTAG
- the LOC118042955 gene encoding uncharacterized protein isoform X1 — translation MSSAVEINIDENSIPRDHLENAMIDSQLHECVKQDNPEALKRRFQQHLTEKLATPCGNTLLHVAVSYGSDNIIAYLVKEFPSLITMRNSQNDTVLHLAARERTAIHTIKSLVELNPSLMRMANRKRNTPLHDAVIKCNKEVAKFLVSRDPEVAFYSNKNGSSPLYLAVENGNKNGILDDLLDLGASIPITREDGDALPKRKSPVHAAIEQRSIDLLEKIAIAKPELLCLTAEKWGNSLHYASSICFLEGVRFLLKKFLNGAYETNSDGNYPIHVACKNDSVDVVKEFLKITPYPKEFLNKKGQNILHVAAENGQGNVVRYILGNDQKTVEPLLNEMDEDGNTPLHLAARHGQSMAAFVLVHDKRVENSIVNNENCTPYDVAKQQSKMAVDQYEKTDEMLAKERQQVDSKNSIPADEIQIEVNSEDVKDGKKNSTTEKSTASTGSQGKDKAVDSKDYKLLDYYGTMTTLSILYFHARPKKSLYERFTSTQGKPPRKQETKSRIENLLVVAVLVAGVTFAGAIQMPQLRDKNNSSTTTASRNNTALDSPTGSSLLDGYLCLDVWALNTSVVAAIILLWTNLNDVKFAPFAVWFSSLMVGGSIYMMCLSFFFAVSIALGGSNYGVFAIILIVVGIAFFVAQTLLYIQWILPPSVNQIIEGKLSHYVYYISFFMLVYNWRCLTSYSLPRVHKLRDLWTKPK, via the exons atGTCTAGTGCCGTTGAGATAAACATAGATGAAAACTCGATTCCGAGAGATCACTTGGAAAATGCTATGATAGATAGTCAGTTACATGAGTGTGTGAAGCAGGACAATCCTGAGGCCTTGAAAAGACGTTTTCAGCAACATTTAACAGAGAAGCTAGCGACTCCCTGCGGGAATACACTGCTTCACGTAGCTGTAAGCTATGGAAGTGACAATATTATAGCTTATCTGGTTAAAGAGTTTCCTTCTCTAATCACCATGCGAAACAGCCAGAACGACACAGTCCTTCATCTTGCTGCCAGAGAAAGAACGGCTATTCATACAATTAAATCTCTCGTGGAATTGAATCCGAGCTTGATGAGGATGGCAAATAGAAAGCGAAACACTCCTTTGCACGACGCAGTCATCAAGTGTAACAAAGAAGTTGCCAAATTCCTAGTTTCCAGAGATCCTGAAGTGGCCTTTTACAGCAACAAGAATGGCAGTTCTCCTTTATATCTGGCTGTTGAGAATGGCAATAAGAACGGGATACTTGATGATCTCTTGGATTTGGGAGCTTCGATTCCTATAACAAGAGAAGATGGTGATGCCCTACCAAAACGAAAGTCCCCTGTTCATGCTGCCATCGAGCAACGTAGCATAG aTCTATTGGAGAAAATTGCAATAGCAAAGCCAGAGCTATTATGTCTCACTGCCGAAAAGTGGGGAAATTCACTGCATTATGCATCATCCATATGTTTTCTGGAAGGAGTTCGATTCCTATTGAAGAAGTTTCTCAATGGTGCTTATGAAACAAACAGTGATGGCAACTATCCTATCCATGTTGCATGCAAAAATGACTCTGTTGATGTAGTAAAGGAATTTCTGAAGATTACCCCATATCCTAAAGAATTCCTCAATAAAAAGGGGCAGAATATTCTTCATGTAGCGGCTGAAAATGGACAGGGCAATGTGGTAAGGTACATACTCGGAAACGATCAGAAGACCGTAGAACCACTGCTAAATGAGATGGATGAGGATGGGAATACACCTTTGCATTTGGCAGCACGACATGGTCAATCCATGGCTGCATTTGTTCTTGTGCATGATAAACGCGTTGAAAATTCAATTGTTAACAACGAAAATTGTACACCATATGATGTTGCGAAACAGCAATCTAAAATGGCTGTAGACCAATATGAAAAAACAGATGAAATG CTTGCAAAGGAACGACAGCAGGTGGATTCAAAGAACAGTATTCCTGCGGACGAGATCCAG ATCGAAGTTAATTCAGAAGATGTGAAGGATGGAAAGAAGAATTCTACAACAGAAAAGTCCACCGCTTCGACTGGTTCTCAAGGAAAG GACAAAGCAGTTGATTCAAAGGACTACAAGCTGCTTGATTATTATGGAACG ATGACAACATTATCAATCTTATACTTCCATGCCCGCCCTAAGAAATCCCTATATGAGCGTTTCACTAGTACTCAAGGCAAGCCGCCAAGGAAACAGGAAACAAAGAGCAGGATAGAGAATCTTCTTGTTGTAGCAGTGCTTGTTGCTGGTGTAACCTTCGCGGGTGCTATACAGATGCCACAACTAAGGGATAAAAATAACTCGAGCACTACTACTGCCTCCCGGAACAACACTGCCTTGGACAGTCCTACTGGTTCATCTCTTTTGGACGGTTATTTATGTCTTGATGTGTGGGCTTTAAATACCTCTGTGGTGGCAGCTATAATCCTTCTTTGGACAAACTTGAACGATGTCAAGTTCGCACCATTTGCAGTTTGGTTTTCATCATTAATGGTGGGTGGGTCTATTTACATGATGTGCTTGTCATTCTTTTTTGCCGTGAGCATAGCATTAGGTGGATCCAATTATGGGGTGTTCGCAATCATCCTTATCGTGGTGGGGATCGCGTTTTTCGTTGCTCAAACATTGCTTTATATTCAATGGATTCTTCCACCATCCGTCAACCAAATTATTGAAGGAAAGCTCTCGCATTATGTCTACTACATCTCGTTTTTCATGCTTGTCTACAATTGGAGGTGCCTGACGTCGTATAGTCTTCCTCGTGTTCATAAACTTCGTGATCTCTGGACAAAGCCCAAGTAA